In Streptomyces violaceusniger Tu 4113, one DNA window encodes the following:
- a CDS encoding adenylate/guanylate cyclase domain-containing protein, protein MTADDAGSGTAEEREAWDAAAPDGAVRDTGARESAAAEAPEEAIEEAPEEAIEEAPEEALEEAPEEALDDEDQPDPIALRLEQLILGAERRYTPFQAARSAGVSVELATRFWRAMGFADIGQAKALTEADVLALRRLSGLVEAGLLSEPMAIQVARSTGQTSARLADWQIDSFLEGLTDPQETGMTRTEIAYPLVELLLPELEEFLVYVYRRQLAAATGRVVQAADDAEMVDRRLAVGFADLVSFTRLTRRLEEEELGELVEAFETTAADLVAAHGGRLIKTLGDEVLYAADDAGIAAEIGLRLIETLTHDETMPELRVGIAFGTVTTRMGDVFGTTVNLASRLTSIAPKNAVLVDGAFAEELSRTGEAPVSEAEAAEAAAAAEKEGEEPPSYRFALQPMWQRPVRGLGVVEPWLLSRRA, encoded by the coding sequence GTGACCGCCGACGACGCGGGTTCCGGCACGGCCGAGGAGCGCGAGGCGTGGGACGCCGCCGCGCCGGACGGGGCCGTACGGGACACCGGGGCGCGGGAGAGCGCCGCCGCGGAGGCCCCCGAAGAGGCCATCGAGGAGGCCCCCGAAGAGGCCATCGAGGAGGCCCCCGAAGAGGCCCTCGAAGAGGCCCCCGAGGAGGCCCTCGATGATGAGGATCAGCCGGATCCCATCGCGCTCCGGCTGGAGCAGCTCATCCTCGGCGCCGAGCGGCGCTACACCCCCTTCCAGGCCGCCCGCAGCGCGGGCGTCTCGGTCGAGCTGGCCACCCGTTTCTGGCGGGCCATGGGCTTCGCCGACATCGGCCAGGCCAAGGCGCTGACCGAGGCCGATGTCCTGGCGCTGCGCCGGCTGTCCGGTCTGGTGGAGGCCGGGCTGCTGAGCGAGCCGATGGCCATCCAGGTGGCGCGGTCCACCGGCCAGACCAGCGCCCGGCTCGCCGACTGGCAGATCGACTCGTTCCTGGAGGGGCTCACCGACCCCCAGGAGACCGGGATGACCCGGACCGAGATCGCGTATCCGCTGGTCGAGCTGTTGCTGCCGGAGCTGGAGGAGTTCCTGGTCTACGTCTACCGGCGCCAGCTCGCGGCGGCGACCGGCCGGGTGGTGCAGGCGGCGGACGACGCGGAGATGGTGGACCGTCGGCTGGCGGTCGGCTTCGCGGACCTGGTGAGCTTCACCCGGCTGACCCGGCGGCTGGAGGAGGAGGAGCTCGGCGAGCTGGTCGAGGCGTTCGAGACCACGGCCGCCGACCTGGTGGCGGCGCACGGCGGGCGGCTGATCAAGACGCTGGGCGACGAGGTGCTCTACGCGGCCGACGACGCGGGCATCGCCGCCGAGATCGGGCTGCGCCTGATCGAGACACTGACGCATGACGAGACGATGCCCGAGCTGCGGGTCGGGATCGCGTTCGGCACGGTCACGACCCGCATGGGCGACGTGTTCGGGACGACGGTGAACCTGGCGAGCCGGCTGACGTCCATAGCCCCCAAGAACGCGGTCCTGGTGGACGGCGCGTTCGCGGAGGAGCTGAGCCGCACCGGGGAGGCCCCGGTGTCGGAGGCGGAGGCCGCGGAGGCGGCCGCCGCGGCGGAGAAGGAGGGCGAGGAGCCGCCCTCGTACCGGTTCGCGCTCCAGCCGATGTGGCAGCGGCCGGTGCGTGGTCTGGGGGTCGTGGAGCCGTGGCTGCTGAGCCGCCGCGCATGA
- a CDS encoding biotin--[acetyl-CoA-carboxylase] ligase yields MTPSDTSGSPGDGPGRWSDLERPPLNATALRRGLVLPGGLWTEFEVVQATGSTNTDLVTRARAGAPEGAVLVAEEQTAGRGRLDRAWTAPARSGLFFSILLRPADAGVPTERWGWLPLLAGVASARALSRTAGVDTALKWPNDLLVTVAGEERKFGGILAERAGDAVVIGMGLNVSLRADELPVPTAGSLALADAVSTDRDPLLRAVLRSIAQWYGEWCRFEGDPGASGLQETYAAGCATLGRQVRAELPGGRERVGEAVAVDGDGRLVLATEGGVQEPVSAGDIVHLRSVPREE; encoded by the coding sequence ATGACGCCTTCTGACACCTCAGGGAGCCCAGGTGACGGGCCCGGCCGCTGGTCCGATCTGGAGCGGCCTCCCTTGAACGCCACCGCGCTGCGCCGGGGGCTGGTGCTCCCCGGTGGGCTGTGGACCGAGTTCGAGGTGGTGCAGGCGACCGGCTCGACCAATACGGATCTGGTCACCCGGGCCCGGGCCGGAGCCCCCGAGGGTGCGGTGCTCGTCGCCGAGGAGCAGACCGCGGGGCGCGGCCGGCTCGACCGCGCCTGGACGGCCCCGGCCCGGTCCGGGCTCTTCTTCTCCATCCTGCTACGGCCCGCAGACGCAGGCGTGCCCACGGAGCGCTGGGGCTGGCTGCCGCTGCTCGCCGGGGTCGCGAGCGCCCGGGCGCTCAGCCGCACGGCGGGTGTGGACACCGCGCTGAAGTGGCCGAACGACCTGCTGGTGACGGTCGCGGGCGAGGAGCGGAAGTTCGGCGGGATCCTCGCCGAGCGGGCCGGGGACGCCGTGGTCATCGGCATGGGGCTGAATGTTTCGCTACGCGCCGATGAGCTTCCGGTGCCCACCGCCGGGTCGCTGGCCCTGGCCGACGCGGTCTCCACCGACCGCGACCCGCTGCTGCGGGCCGTGCTGCGCTCGATCGCCCAGTGGTACGGGGAGTGGTGCCGCTTCGAGGGCGACCCCGGGGCGAGCGGCCTCCAGGAGACCTACGCGGCGGGCTGTGCGACCCTCGGGCGGCAGGTGCGCGCCGAGCTTCCGGGCGGCCGGGAGCGGGTCGGCGAGGCGGTCGCGGTCGACGGCGACGGACGGCTGGTTCTGGCCACCGAGGGCGGGGTACAGGAGCCGGTCTCCGCCGGGGACATCGTGCATCTACGCTCCGTACCGAGGGAGGAATGA